A stretch of Halostagnicola kamekurae DNA encodes these proteins:
- the tenA gene encoding thiaminase II: MAFSDQLLEAGDHIWEAQKDHPFVRELATGELEEEAFLTWVRQDYRYLLDYARVFAIAGTKARDEETMTHLLGVAHTVLDYEMDLHREFAADYGIDRSELESVQKSPTCIAYTNYLVRTAHEGSLAEIAAAIYPCGQGYLDIAEHMAELADGEHRYTPFIEKYTSDDFREAVDWMREFVDRCGQRYPGEHEAMEEAFLTCARLEHRFWEMAYAREDWDL; the protein is encoded by the coding sequence ATGGCGTTCAGTGATCAGCTACTCGAAGCCGGCGACCACATCTGGGAGGCACAGAAAGACCACCCCTTCGTCCGCGAACTCGCGACGGGCGAACTCGAGGAGGAAGCGTTTCTCACCTGGGTTCGACAGGATTACCGCTATCTGCTTGATTACGCGCGCGTATTCGCCATCGCCGGGACGAAAGCGCGGGACGAAGAGACCATGACGCACCTGCTCGGAGTCGCACACACCGTCCTCGACTACGAGATGGATCTGCACCGGGAGTTCGCCGCCGACTACGGCATCGATCGATCGGAACTCGAGTCGGTACAGAAGTCGCCGACCTGCATCGCGTACACGAACTACCTCGTCCGAACGGCACACGAGGGGTCGCTGGCCGAAATCGCGGCCGCGATCTATCCCTGCGGACAGGGGTATCTCGACATCGCAGAGCACATGGCCGAACTCGCCGACGGCGAGCACCGGTACACGCCGTTCATCGAGAAGTACACGAGCGACGACTTCCGCGAAGCGGTCGACTGGATGCGAGAATTCGTCGACCGCTGTGGGCAACGGTACCCTGGCGAGCACGAGGCGATGGAGGAGGCGTTCCTGACCTGCGCCCGACTCGAGCATCGATTCTGGGAGATGGCCTACGCTCGAGAGGACTGGGATCTGTAG
- a CDS encoding ABC transporter ATP-binding protein, with amino-acid sequence MLELTDLRASYGRTPILRDVDVTVDDGEIVGIMGKNGVGKTTLVKAVMGLLEADDGTIAFDGEDVTDEPADVRARRGIGYIPQGRDVFPELTVEENLRMGETINESSTDFQYETVYDYFPILEERADQEAGTMSGGQQQMLAIGRALVGNPDLLLLDEPSEGVQPSIVQDLTRDLTQVNEELGTTILFVEQNLHVVQNLAERCYAIDKGTIVDELGPERLESRDAVTEYLAV; translated from the coding sequence ATGCTCGAACTCACCGACCTGCGCGCATCGTACGGACGAACGCCGATCCTTCGGGACGTCGACGTGACCGTCGACGACGGAGAAATCGTCGGCATCATGGGCAAGAACGGCGTCGGCAAGACGACACTGGTCAAAGCCGTCATGGGGCTTCTCGAAGCCGACGACGGGACGATCGCCTTCGACGGGGAAGACGTGACGGACGAGCCCGCAGACGTTCGCGCTCGTCGCGGAATCGGCTATATTCCGCAGGGACGGGACGTCTTTCCAGAACTAACAGTCGAGGAGAACCTCAGGATGGGCGAGACGATAAACGAGTCGAGTACCGACTTCCAGTACGAGACGGTCTACGACTACTTCCCCATCCTCGAGGAACGGGCCGATCAAGAGGCGGGCACGATGAGCGGCGGCCAACAGCAGATGCTCGCGATCGGTCGTGCGCTGGTCGGCAATCCCGACCTCCTGTTGCTCGACGAACCCTCCGAAGGGGTCCAACCATCGATCGTGCAGGATCTCACGAGGGACCTCACGCAGGTCAACGAGGAACTCGGGACGACGATCCTCTTCGTCGAGCAGAACCTCCACGTCGTCCAGAACCTCGCCGAACGGTGTTACGCCATCGACAAGGGAACGATCGTCGACGAACTCGGCCCGGAGCGACTCGAGTCTCGAGACGCCGTGACCGAGTATCTCGCGGTCTGA